A genomic region of Vicinamibacteria bacterium contains the following coding sequences:
- a CDS encoding tripartite tricarboxylate transporter substrate-binding protein: protein MTRGVTVALTFVAVSCGLEPRRGYECLAPANAGGGWDLTCRTATQSLNELGIVTEPFRVRNMPGAGGGVAFAHVVAERDADENVVIAASPATTLRLAERQFGDFGAEDVRWLAAVAADYGVIAVRQDAPWGDLRALLEEWKRTPSAIVAAGGSAVGGQDHMRLLLLAEQGGIDLRSVRYVPFDGGGEALTSLLGGFVHVIPADASEMLPQYRAGGVRILAVLARERLGAPFEDVPTAREQGFDVEWLTWRGFYVPKGIGDEAFSRWVRLFEALTRSAEWEVAARRRGLFPMALTGAPFERLVLDQIRDFRRLTARLGLIS, encoded by the coding sequence ATGACGAGAGGCGTTACCGTGGCGCTGACGTTCGTGGCGGTGAGCTGTGGGCTCGAGCCGCGCCGCGGCTACGAATGTCTCGCGCCGGCAAACGCGGGCGGCGGCTGGGATCTGACCTGCCGCACCGCAACCCAATCGCTCAACGAGCTAGGCATCGTCACCGAGCCGTTTCGCGTGCGGAACATGCCGGGGGCGGGCGGAGGGGTTGCTTTCGCGCACGTCGTTGCCGAGCGTGACGCGGACGAGAACGTGGTCATCGCCGCTAGCCCGGCGACGACCCTTCGCCTCGCGGAGCGACAGTTCGGTGATTTCGGTGCGGAGGACGTCCGTTGGCTTGCGGCTGTGGCCGCCGACTACGGGGTGATCGCCGTTCGCCAGGATGCGCCCTGGGGTGACTTGAGGGCGTTGCTCGAGGAGTGGAAACGAACGCCATCCGCGATCGTGGCGGCGGGGGGAAGCGCGGTGGGCGGTCAGGATCACATGAGGCTGCTCCTTCTGGCGGAGCAAGGGGGAATCGACCTGCGGAGTGTCCGCTACGTTCCCTTCGACGGGGGCGGTGAGGCGCTGACGTCGCTACTCGGCGGATTCGTCCATGTCATCCCCGCCGATGCTTCGGAGATGCTTCCTCAGTACCGTGCCGGTGGGGTTCGGATTCTCGCGGTCCTGGCACGCGAGCGTCTCGGGGCGCCTTTCGAAGACGTTCCCACCGCGCGCGAGCAGGGGTTCGATGTGGAGTGGCTCACGTGGCGGGGTTTCTACGTGCCTAAAGGAATTGGCGATGAAGCCTTTTCGCGCTGGGTTCGTCTCTTCGAGGCGCTCACCCGATCGGCGGAATGGGAGGTGGCGGCGAGACGTCGCGGACTGTTTCCGATGGCGCTGACCGGAGCCCCATTCGAACGGCTGGTGTTGGACCAGATTCGCGACTTTCGTCGCCTGACCGCGAGACTCGGTCTAATTTCATGA
- a CDS encoding tripartite tricarboxylate transporter permease, whose amino-acid sequence MATGWWLAFTPLNVFLAAAGALTGTVVGMLPGLGPINAIAILIPVCFSVSLPPESVLILLTAVYYGSQYGNSISTILLNVPGTPSATVTALDGYALTRKGRAASALAISAVSSFVGGMLSLAGLVLLAPLLARMAIQFGPAEYFALMVFALSTLSGLSGGSFLKAAVATLLGLAFSTVGFDPNSAVARYTLGEIRLLDGVDFVVLTIGLFALSEVIFALESGGIKSLDWKTRAGFTLEIREWLSNLGTMVRGSLVGFAIGVLPGAGGTVASFIAYATEKRLHPDGEIGRGDLRGVAAPEAANNAAATGAMIPLLTLGVPGSGTTAVLLGALLGLDVAPGPLFLTEHAEVFWALSASMVVGNVVLLFLNLPLVGAFASILLVPPWFLYPLVLVLSLMAAYSVNGSTFDVVLAVGFGVLGYVLRKLDFPLAPVVLGFVLGGLMETSLRRAMALSGGGWEILFSSWTAITIWGLAVFATLAACLRRSR is encoded by the coding sequence ATGGCAACCGGATGGTGGCTCGCTTTCACTCCGCTGAACGTCTTTCTGGCGGCGGCCGGCGCTCTCACCGGAACCGTGGTTGGGATGCTCCCGGGACTCGGCCCCATCAACGCGATCGCGATTCTCATTCCTGTCTGTTTTTCCGTGAGCCTTCCGCCCGAGTCCGTGCTGATTCTTCTCACCGCCGTCTATTACGGATCGCAATATGGGAACTCGATCAGCACCATCCTCCTCAACGTGCCCGGGACCCCGTCGGCGACGGTGACGGCGCTCGATGGCTACGCCCTCACCCGGAAGGGCCGTGCCGCCAGTGCCCTCGCCATCTCCGCCGTTTCCTCTTTCGTCGGCGGGATGCTTTCCCTCGCCGGGCTGGTGCTCCTCGCGCCGTTGCTCGCCCGGATGGCGATCCAGTTCGGACCCGCGGAGTACTTCGCGCTCATGGTCTTCGCCTTGTCGACGCTCTCTGGTCTGTCGGGAGGAAGCTTCCTCAAGGCCGCGGTCGCCACCCTCCTCGGTCTGGCCTTCTCGACCGTCGGCTTCGACCCGAACAGCGCGGTGGCTCGGTACACTCTCGGCGAGATTCGATTGCTCGATGGAGTCGATTTCGTCGTGCTCACCATCGGGCTCTTCGCGCTCAGCGAAGTCATATTCGCGCTCGAGAGCGGCGGTATCAAATCTCTTGACTGGAAGACGAGGGCGGGCTTCACCCTGGAGATTCGCGAGTGGTTGAGCAACCTGGGCACGATGGTTCGCGGCAGCCTGGTTGGATTCGCGATCGGCGTCCTACCCGGCGCCGGCGGGACGGTAGCCAGTTTCATCGCCTATGCGACGGAGAAACGACTTCATCCCGATGGTGAGATCGGGCGAGGAGATCTGCGAGGCGTGGCCGCCCCCGAGGCCGCCAACAACGCCGCTGCCACCGGCGCGATGATTCCCCTCCTCACTCTCGGCGTTCCGGGAAGCGGCACGACCGCAGTGTTGCTCGGAGCGCTGCTGGGTTTGGACGTGGCCCCGGGCCCGCTGTTCTTGACCGAGCATGCCGAGGTGTTCTGGGCGCTTTCGGCCTCGATGGTGGTCGGAAACGTCGTGCTTCTCTTTCTCAACCTTCCGCTCGTTGGCGCGTTTGCCAGCATATTGTTGGTACCGCCCTGGTTCCTCTATCCTCTCGTGCTGGTGCTGAGCTTGATGGCGGCTTATTCGGTGAACGGAAGCACGTTCGACGTGGTTCTCGCTGTCGGATTCGGCGTGCTCGGCTATGTTCTTCGCAAGCTCGATTTTCCGCTAGCCCCCGTCGTTCTGGGCTTCGTCCTCGGCGGCTTGATGGAAACGAGCTTGCGACGGGCCATGGCCCTGAGCGGCGGCGGATGGGAGATACTGTTCTCGAGCTGGACCGCAATAACCATTTGGGGCTTGGCGGTCTTCGCCACCCTTGCCGCGTGTTTGCGAAGGAGCCGGTAG
- a CDS encoding tripartite tricarboxylate transporter TctB family protein: protein MTDRGAGSVLALGAAAYLAEAFSFRAGFMADPIGPGAFPVGIGALLLALASVLVLRGSKASKLDRPFLGRAAVLLTGLGGFTLALDIVGFVIASTLVMTLAVIVFEGPLLRGLIASFFVSLGLFALFVYGFAVPLPLGSFFQPS, encoded by the coding sequence ATGACCGACCGAGGGGCGGGGAGTGTACTGGCCTTGGGGGCCGCCGCGTACCTCGCGGAGGCGTTTTCGTTTCGAGCCGGTTTCATGGCGGATCCCATCGGTCCCGGCGCCTTTCCCGTCGGTATCGGGGCACTCCTGCTCGCGCTCGCCTCGGTCCTGGTGTTGCGCGGGAGCAAGGCCTCGAAACTGGATCGGCCGTTTCTCGGTCGAGCCGCGGTGTTGCTGACGGGCCTCGGCGGATTCACGCTGGCTCTCGACATCGTCGGGTTCGTCATCGCCTCGACTCTGGTCATGACCCTCGCGGTCATCGTCTTCGAGGGCCCGCTCCTCCGCGGGTTGATCGCCAGCTTTTTCGTAAGTCTCGGGCTGTTCGCGCTGTTCGTCTACGGGTTCGCCGTCCCGCTTCCGTTGGGGTCCTTCTTCCAGCCTTCGTGA